AGTTAAGCCACTTGCACAACAAATTACTATATTCGTTATATCTATCTGTAAGTCATTCAGTTTGTTTTATGGACGACAAGGTCGTCCTGATTAgattcaattaaaattggGCTTAAGATAAGACTAGTGCAATGCAAAGTGAGAATATTCGAAACGTGTGTAGGACGATTGGCTTAGATTAGGGACATGTTGTGATAAGTGTCAGAAATgtttcatatttaatttcacTGGTTTGCGGAGATAGCGAAATTCCGCGAAATACCAGCGCAATTCCCAATAAGCTGATAAGGTGACACGTTCCAAAAGACTTCCATACATTTTTGCAATCGCGAGTCGTCTGCCGGAAACAAATGACATCAGTCGCTGCCATTTCAGATAGTTTTGCATCTCCTACATCCAATTGGACATACATCTAATGACATGGTCATGTTTTTCGCGTAATATTGCTGccgtttttcttttttttttttttcgattgcaGCCAGCGGGAAACGGTGATAATTTCTTAACGATTCTTAGCTGAGTTTGCGATCTGGCATCGTTTCGAATGACTGCCGTGGGTGGTATGAGTGGTTTCCCCCTTTGGTGTTTCCACAACCATCGGCAACTCTTTACCCTTTACTTCTAAGTGCACTTAGAAAAAAATCCTTTGAATCTGAAATATACgctttaattatattattatactATTATTTCTACCGTTTAAATCATGTTTTAGCAATTGAACATTCTGCCAGAAAAGTGCAATACTCTATTTTCAGTGTAGCTTAAGTTGAGTTAGGCATTGCTCACTAAGGAAAGTGAAATTCCCGTCCAGACTGGCGCAACTGATGATGGGCGCAGCGAAGCGGACACTTTTAGCTCCAAATTGCACACCACAATTTGTCGCCAGTCGCCTGCAATTCCTCCGATTTTTTTATAAAGTCGATGACACGGCGCCGGCGAGCTTAGTCATCATGTTCGCCCGCAATCGTGAGCTTCGGCTTGCATTTGGCCTTATCTTCTGGACGAGTCTCGCGGTGACCCAAAAAGCAAGTGCCCAAGATGAAGCGGTCAGCCAGCGGTCGGGAAACCAATTGGATCTGGCTGGTTCGGCCATTGCCAAGAGTTTCGAGCCACCGCCCGAATTCTATAGGGGTCCAGGCTCAGGAGGGGGATTGGAAAACAATACTCCCATCAGTTCCAGCGGTCATCCCTCTCTGGGGAGTGTGGGCGAAAGTCTAAGTGATACCTACAATAGGTGGCGAGCTGGAGGTGCAAATCTCCAGGATCGCATCAGTGTGGGTGAGTCATTAGAAACAAATAAGCAGAAGAAcagtttaaattaaatttaaattaatttttcaacaAAAAAAGGTCCTTATGGAGCCGCAGGAGTAGGGGCATCGCATGCACCGAATGTGGGCAGCTTTGAAAGCAATTCCCACCCGTATCCCTACGAGTACTCCCACGGCAGCGGAGGAGGTGGAGTAGGAGGAGCTGGTCTAGCAGGTGGAGCTGCAAGTGGCGCCTATTTCGGCAGTTCCAGTGTAGAGGCTGGTATTCCCTTTGATGTGTATGGATCGCGACCGGGTCACGCCGttggccatggccactatTCACCGCCAGAGTATGCGTATCCGTATCCTCCGGATAACCACGAGATAGCCGCGCACAAGGGTCCCGGCTACGGTGACCTATCCTCCAAAGCACTGCTGGCCAAAAGCTTTCTCATCCCGTTGGCCAGTGCTGCAGTTCTTGGCATCGCCGCCGCCCTGGTCAGCAATCCTCTGCTCCTCCAATTGGGCACTGTTTCGGGACTGGGGACCTTCGTTGGCAAACGTAAACGACGAGCAGCAGGTCGAAATCCGACGGCGAGGAAAGTCCATAAATACACTTTATAAATATGCCATTCATAACagaagaaatggaaaatagGCGGCTGCCTTCAATGAAGCTCTATCGACAAGTAACAATCCGTGATAAGACTTTGTTGTGGTCAGTTTTGGGAACCAGTCTCTTGGTTCGTATAAAAGTATTATCATTTAATCATTCATGACAACGTTATCGctaaaaaatcaaatcattGACCAACAAAGCGTTCAttgaaaaaaagtaaaagaaacaaatacatttttcattCTCTATACGCAGTTTGTATAGAATTTATTTTAGAAGAAAAACCATTGTTagttattttatataatattatagaaataaataaataaattaataaaggaTTATACTTCGCCAAGTCTTATgacataataaatattattgaagttgcctttcaaattttgaaaaatattattggCACCAATAATTTTTTGCTCGTTATCGATTATTCGATTACTTTTTATACCCAGTCCTTTTGGTGTGGTTACACTGGCTTTAATTCGcggcaaaataaaataaatataatgtaGTTCTTCTATAGAAATATGGGCTCCAAACGTAAGCTTAGATTCCTTTTGGAGGGAGACGATCAGCAGGAGAACAGACCGGATGGCGATGGACCAAGGATTAAGCATATATTTACACCAACTGACTTTAATATTCCAAGAGCCAATCAAAGGAGTTTTTTGGCGGAGTCCAAATCCATTCAACAGAAGAACACTCCCTCCAGGTTCCAGACCATGTGGCAGACGTTAAACAAGtccggcggcagcagcagcagtcaaCCTGATTCTCCAGGAAACTCCAGTTTCTCATCATGTTCCCAGCTTCTGAACACCAGTTGGCCAGGAACGAGGCGAAGAGCAAAAGCATTGCCCCTTGCTGTCCAGAATTCCTCAAGAACTCCTCCTTCAGTTTCATATGAAGGACGTAAGGCAAGCTCCTTATTCCAAAGTTCTTGGAAATCATTAATGAACCAAACCGCTTCGTGCAACGAGTCGTCAGAGGATTGCTACATTGACTCTGATCCAACTACTCCTCAACGATTGGCAGTGTCTTCATTCCAAACTTCTTGGAAATCGTTAAGTCAAAGCTCGCTGAACAAATCTAACTGCTCTGGTTTGACCGAGGATAGCTACACCGAATCTTCTCCATCTATTCAACTTGTGCCTAGTGAAAGTCCTAGGCAGTATCTGCCAATTAGCCAGAATAGAGTCAATTTAAAGGCAAACCTACGCTTTGTTAGAGGAGGCTATGCTGAAGAATTCCGCAAAGTCCTGAAAAAAGTGCGAATGGATCTGCGTCAACTGAAAAACCATAAAGCCACCCACACGGCTAGAATTTTGTCAGTTACAAACCAGTATGGTGTAACCATGGCCTTAGTGGCTCCCGATAATGGACCTAGTTTCAATATTCTTCCTCCAAAAGGAGAAACCACACAACTTACAGTTGGATCTACAGTACAATTTTACCTGGATCCAAGGAT
This genomic stretch from Drosophila mauritiana strain mau12 chromosome 2L, ASM438214v1, whole genome shotgun sequence harbors:
- the LOC117148540 gene encoding serine/threonine-protein phosphatase 1 regulatory subunit 10 translates to MFARNRELRLAFGLIFWTSLAVTQKASAQDEAVSQRSGNQLDLAGSAIAKSFEPPPEFYRGPGSGGGLENNTPISSSGHPSLGSVGESLSDTYNRWRAGGANLQDRISVGPYGAAGVGASHAPNVGSFESNSHPYPYEYSHGSGGGGVGGAGLAGGAASGAYFGSSSVEAGIPFDVYGSRPGHAVGHGHYSPPEYAYPYPPDNHEIAAHKGPGYGDLSSKALLAKSFLIPLASAAVLGIAAALVSNPLLLQLGTVSGLGTFVGKRKRRAAGRNPTARKVHKYTL
- the LOC117135193 gene encoding uncharacterized protein LOC117135193: MGSKRKLRFLLEGDDQQENRPDGDGPRIKHIFTPTDFNIPRANQRSFLAESKSIQQKNTPSRFQTMWQTLNKSGGSSSSQPDSPGNSSFSSCSQLLNTSWPGTRRRAKALPLAVQNSSRTPPSVSYEGRKASSLFQSSWKSLMNQTASCNESSEDCYIDSDPTTPQRLAVSSFQTSWKSLSQSSLNKSNCSGLTEDSYTESSPSIQLVPSESPRQYLPISQNRVNLKANLRFVRGGYAEEFRKVLKKVRMDLRQLKNHKATHTARILSVTNQYGVTMALVAPDNGPSFNILPPKGETTQLTVGSTVQFYLDPRIKPLELNNKQLIYCRPYNVVLKV